One segment of Bradyrhizobium sp. CB2312 DNA contains the following:
- a CDS encoding histidine phosphatase family protein, whose protein sequence is MNVLYRLSVIVFLAVSSQVAAAGTSELIAALKQGGYVLVFRHTATDDSQKDVYPFKFDDMSAQRQLSEKGRDMARQIGAAIQERAIPIGDVYTSRLNRAIEAGRLITGKECKPVDALTDSSNASTSGMANPTAANAKAGAAVRQLVDQSPAPGTNTVLVTHKTNIADAFGKEAGEVQEGEAFVYRANGSGPATFVARVKSADWTAKAGK, encoded by the coding sequence ATGAATGTACTCTACCGGCTCTCCGTCATTGTCTTTCTCGCTGTTAGCTCCCAGGTCGCCGCAGCGGGTACGTCGGAGCTCATCGCTGCGCTGAAGCAAGGCGGGTACGTTCTCGTCTTTCGGCACACCGCGACCGACGACAGCCAGAAAGACGTCTATCCCTTCAAGTTCGACGACATGAGTGCCCAGCGCCAGCTGAGTGAAAAGGGCAGGGATATGGCGCGTCAGATCGGAGCGGCGATCCAGGAGCGCGCGATTCCGATTGGCGATGTCTACACAAGCCGTCTGAACCGCGCGATCGAAGCCGGCAGGCTGATTACTGGCAAGGAATGCAAGCCGGTCGACGCATTGACGGACAGCAGCAATGCCAGCACGTCGGGAATGGCAAACCCCACCGCTGCGAACGCAAAGGCCGGGGCGGCCGTGCGCCAGCTCGTCGATCAATCGCCGGCGCCCGGCACGAACACCGTCCTCGTCACTCACAAGACGAACATCGCCGATGCCTTCGGCAAGGAGGCCGGGGAAGTACAGGAGGGCGAAGCCTTCGTCTACCGGGCCAACGGCTCGGGGCCCGCGACCTTTGTCGCACGCGTCAAGTCCGCGGATTGGACGGCGAAGGCCGGCAAATAG